GAGAGAACCCTGAAATTTTGCGTTCCAGAAAGAAGCAATGGTATAAACCAGGAGTGTTTGACCGATACCAATACAGGTATGAGCAAGAAAAATGCCCAAAAAGTAAGAAGTTCCACTCAGGGGTGAAATGAATAAACGTTTGAGGGTTTGCTGTTCTCGTTCTGCTACTACGGTTGCTACACTACCACCCAGGCAGCTGAAAAATAGGGCAGCGCCTACCAACGTGCTAGGCGCTGCATATTCAAAAGCTTGAGCCATTGACAGTTGGGCGCGTTCTGCCACAATAAAGCCGTTTAGTAAAAGAACGGAAACTGGAAAAATACTCCAGAAAATCAGGCTGCGTCGCCGCCGGAACAATTCTATTAAGATTCGCTGGGCTACAGCCAGTGTTTCGTGCCAGTATCTCATTTTGTGAGGAGTTAGCAGAGTAGTTCATGAATCAATTATCAAGGTACGGGCTTTCGCAGCCCATTTCTCGACGCACCCTGTTCAAGATGTTTGGTGTAGGTGCGGTGAGCGGTGTCGTAGGATACTCTCGGTTTTCTAAGCCGAAGCCAACTATCTTTCAGCAAGATACCTTAGATTTGCCTTTTTGGGTTAGTCAGCCTCTTAGTGTGGTAGTAGTTGGGGGTGGATTGGCAGGATTAGCCTGTGCCTACGAACTTAGTCAAAGAGGTTTTGCGGTTACTCTTTTGGAGCGTGCGCCTCAGTTGGGAGGTAAAATCGCTAGTTGGCCGATTGAAGTTGGCGATGAAACTTTTATGATGGAACATGGGTTTCACGGCTTTTTTCCTCAGTACTATAACTTAAAAAGTTTAGTAGCAGAGTTGGGAATTAAAGACAATTTTCTGGATTTAAAATTTTACTCTGTTGTCTATAAAGATAGTAAATATAAACCAGAAATTTTCCGACCTAGCCATTCTGCTTTTCCTTGGAATATAGTTGATTTAGGGGTGTCATCTCCTAATCGGCTACAGTGGGGAATTAATTTAACTAAGTGGGAACATTGGCAAGTTTTTCGCGCTATTACAGGTTTTCAAACTGAGCGAACTTTTCAGAACCTCGATAATATATCAGTTGCGGAATGGGTGGAAAAGGATTTTCCGAGAGGTTTGTATGACCTTTACTTTTTGCCGTTTGCTAAGTCTAGTTTAAATGCTCCCGATGAAATGAGTGTGGGGGAATTAATGCAGTTTTTCCACTTCTATTTCTTTGGTAATCCAGAGGGGTTGGCTTTTAATGGTACTAAACAAGATATGGGAACTAGTTTGGTGCAACCGATTGCGAGGTCAATTGAGAGTAAAGGTGGAAAAATTGTTACTGGTGCAACCGTTAGAGAAATAAACTGTGTAGACGGTAAAATTGCCAAATTAAGTTATCAGCAAGGTGATGGAGTAAGTGATGTTCCGTTTTGGGTGAAGCGCAACTCTGTTATCAGCGATAATAAAATTGAGTATTTTGGTGCTGGCGATGAAGTGTTTGCCGTTAAAGCTGGAACAGAGGAAGCAATTTCGCTAACTTGTACTCATCAAGGTTGTACTGTTCACAGAGAGGCTAATGGAGAGTTTCATTGCCCTTGCCACGGTGCCGTATTCGATGCTGAAGGTAAAGTGGTAAAAGGGCCAGCTAAGAGGGATTTGGCTAAGTTTAAAATTGTGGAACGTCAGCCAGAAAATTTGCAATTAGTCGCAGCAGTTCAGTCATCACAACAAGTTTTGGTTGATACTATTCAGGCTGATTATTATGTGATTGCTACGGATGTACCGGGAGTTCAACATCTGTTTAGTTTGATCGATGGTGATGTGAATCAGGTAACGAAAAGACAGGTGGAAAAATTGAAAGTAGCTGATCCTTTTGCTGTTTGTCGTTTCTGGTTTGATCGGGATTTTGAATGGAAGCAAAGTTGGTTCACTTCTCTATCAGGTTATCGGTTAACTGATAGTATTACCCTTTATCATCGGATTCAGGAGCAATTCATTGCATGGGCGAATAAAACTGGTGGTAGTGTAGTTGAGTTACACGCTTATTGTTATAAGGAAAAGGAGTTTCCGACACAGGAAGCTTTGCTGACAACTTTTGAAGAGGAGTTGTATGAAATTGTGCCTGAATTAAAAGGGGCAAATATTTTACATCGGGAATTGGTGAATCAGAAAAATTTCTCTGGTTATCCACCTAATAGTTATGCGGAACGTCCAAAGACTAGCACGGCGGTTCCTAATTTGTTTTTTGCTGGTGATTGGGTGAAAATGCCTTTTCCTTGTGGGTTGATGGAAAGGGCGGTTAGTAGTGGTTTATTGGCTGCTAATGAGATTTTGCATCAGGAGGGTTTAAAGAGGCGTCCTTTGTTATCGGTGAATCCTGAAGGTGTTTTGAAAATCTGAGGTTGGGAGGGAGGCAAATGAGAGGGTAATTTCTCTCTCATTTGCTATTTTTTTGTTCTCTTAACCATTTGCGAAATTCTCTGATTGCTTGACTTGTTCCAATTGTTTGACTCATTTTTAGAAAAGGAGTAATTTCTTCAATTACGGGAAAATTGGGAAAAGTTGGGCTGCTTTGAGACTCTACATATTTGCCTGATTGCAGTAGGTAAATTTGGATTTTTCCATTTTCATATCGCCAGATTTCTGGTACTCCCAAGGCTTGATAGGCGCTAACTTGGGTTTTGGATGTAACATCTATTTCTATTGCTAAATCTGGTGGTGGATCGATAGTTAAATCTATGCGAGTTTTGCCAATCATTTGAGCATAGTTTTGAATGTAAAAGCAGTCATCTGGCTCAATACCTGCTGCCATGTCTTCTCGTTTAAAGGTTGTCGATCCTAAAGGTTCCCAATTGCGATCGCATTCATCAAGCAAAGCTTTCACTAAGTCCCCAATAATTACTTTAGCTTTCTCATGTTCTGGTAGCGGCACCCTAATCTCCAAAGTTCCGTTAATATAAGCTAATCGAGAAGGACGTTTTTCTCCCAATTCTTCTAAAATCTGTTCAAATTCTTGCCAACTAACATCATGGAATAATACTCGATGTCCAGGCGGTACGCCAAGTTGCCGTAGTTGCAGCGTTACCATTTGATTCTCCTAAATTAGATGTTTTAGAAATTGTTATTTTTTTTGATATTAGCACTCCCCTAATTCTGGGAAGATTTAAGATAAATTAAATCTGTCAATCTGTCGCCAGTATGAGCTATTGCCTCAATCTTAATTGCCCCAAACCGCAAAACCTACCGGGTGCAACATTTTGTAGTACTTGCGGTACTAAAATGTTGCTGAAAGATCGCTACCGGGCTACTGATTTTCTGGGTGCTGGCGGTATGGGCAGAAATTTTTTAGCGATTGATGAAGACACGCCATCAAAAAAGCGCTGTGTTATTAAACAGTTTTCTCCACATCCCGATATAGTTAGTAATCCAACAGCTTTTGAGAAAGCTGTTGAACTATTTAACCGTGAAGCGGCGATGCTCGATCGACTGGGCGATGAGTCTGCCCAAATTCCTCGATTGTTGGCATATTTGGAACAAGATAAACGCTTATATTTTGTGCAGGAATTTATTGACGGGCAAAATTTACTAAAGGAATTAGAAGAAAAGGGAATATACAAAGAAGCGCAAATTTATCAGTTATTAAATGATTTGCTACCAGTCCTGAAATTTATACACGAGCGGGATGTAATTCACCGGGATATTAAGCCTGAAAATATTATGCGCCGCCAAAATGGTCAACTGGTGCTGATTGATTTTGGTATTTCCAAAGAATTGAGTGGAACAGTAAGTTCTTTGGGGACAACTGTGGGAACTTTGGGTTATGCACCACCGGAACAAATGACTTATGGTGTAGCTTATCCCGCAAGTGATATTTATGCTTTGGGCGTAACTTGTATTCATTTAATGACTAATGTTTGTCCAGATAAATTATTTAATCCCCAGGAAAATAGGTGGTTATGGCGAAATGTTTTGGCATCAAATAATATTGATATTAGTCAGCAATTGGAGAATATTTTAGAGAAGATGCTGAAAACAGATCTAGGGGAAAGGTATAAATCAGTTGATGAAATAGTGAAAGATTTAAATCCTATAATGGTTGGGATTTGGTATGGCGAGTTTGACAATGCTCCTGCTAGTCTGACTATTACCGATCAATTAGGTAATTCGTTTAGTGGAGTTCTCACAGTTCAATATAGTAAAGGTCTTTCTCGTATCGAAATTAAAGGCAACCTTGACCACAAAACAAATAATTTGAATATAAAAGAAATCCGTGTATTATCAGAACCTGAGCGAGGAGTATGGGTACTAGGGAAAAACAAAGGGCAGTTGTCATCAAATAAAAAACAAATATCTGGCACAGGGGAAGGCTACAGTTCATACTCTTGGTCATTCTCTAAAGCAGGAGAAAATGATGAAATTTGGTATGGCGAATTTGAAAATTACCCTGCTACTCTTTTTATTCATCGCCACTCAGATGAATATTTCGATGGAACTTTAGCAGCTTTTCACTCAAATGGTCTAACTTACGTTGCTATTCAAGGAAACGTTAATATTAAAACAAATCAAGTAACAATACAAGAAGATAGTATGCTTCCGCAATCTCGGTCATTTGACTGGACACTTGGAAAAAATCGAGGAATTATGTCATTGGATGGAAAAAAAATGATAGGAAAGGGTCATGCTCCTCCTTTAAAGCCATACTGGTGGTCATTTTCTAAGGAAGATATGAATAGTTTTTCTTAGTGCCCTGCACTGGGTTTTTGAGTTGCTATTTTACCGAAAGAAACTGAAGCGTGATAACTAATACTATCAATGGCTGAACAAGAAGGAATTCAGCTTACTCCAGGTGGTGAAAAAAACTCGGCAATCTTGTTAACCTTAAAGATTACACTATTGCCGATGCAATTCGAGAACGTGGCGGTGGTCAAGGTCAAGTTAATAAGTTACGATCGGATTATCAAAATCTCAAAGTTGGTGAATTAGCTAATCTCGCTGCTGAAGGAGACGCTGACGCTGAAACTGCTATTAAAATACTCAAACAAGCAAGGAAAAAACGGGAGAAATATGGCAACAGATGAATTTCCGATCGGACAACTTCTAACAGCAGTATCAATACTAGAAGATAAAGAATTTTCTAGCAATGAACTCTGCCTGGATAAAATTCAATTATTCTTTCAAGATACTACAGTTACCCTGCTACCAATTGTCGATACTGATGAAATAAAAATAATACAGGAAACAACTAACACACCTTCTGCGAAAAATACTCCATCTTGGTGTCAGTCTTTACTTGGTAAAAAGCTGATGACTGTTTGGATATGCGAAAATGACCAAGGTTATCGAGATCAAATAATTTTCGCTTTCGAGTATATGCGTCCCAGCATTGCTTTTGTTGCTGAAGGTTCGGTTCTCAAAGCTTTTCGCCACGAACTAATATCCCTTGTAAAAACTGAAACTCAGTTGCAACACAGCCCAGTTTAGCCGCAATATCCCAACTGGCATAACCCCACAACGATCGAATCGCGATAAACTGTTCTAGCTAGTTCGTTGAAATTTCCGTTATGTCTACCTTTTTATTAGAAGTCGGTACAGAAGAACTTCCTGCTAAGTTTGTGGGGGATGCTATCCAACAATGGCAAACTCTCATCCCCAATAGCCTTAGCGAACAATACTTGACAAGTAACGCAATTTATGTATACGGTACGCCTCGCCGTCTAGCGGTTTTGATTGAAGGACTACCCGCCCAGCAGCCCGATCGCGTAGAAGAGATTAAAGGGCCACCTGCGGCGGCGGCGTTTAAGGATGGACAACCTACGAAGGCGGCGGAAGGTTTTGCTAGGAAGCAGGGCGTGGCGTTGGAGGCGTTGGAAGTACGCCCTACGGATAAGGGCGATTTCGTGTTTGTCCAGCAAAACATTCCGGGACGGGCTACGGCGGATATTTTGAAGGAATTGGTGCCCCAGTGGATTGTTAAGCTGGAGGGCAAGCGGTTTATGCGTTGGGGGGATGGGGATATTCGGTTTTCTCGTCCGATCGCATGGTTGGTAACATTATTAGATGATGTGGTGTTGCCAGTGGAAATTGACAATGGATCGGAGATAATTAAGAGCGATCGCATTTCTCACGCCCATCGAGTACTACATCCCGAACCGATCGCGATTCCCCACGCTAATGATTATATAGAGTGTTTGCGATCGGGTTGTGTGGAAGTTAACCCAGAAGTACGAAAAGCAAAAATTCAAGAACAAGTTGCAGCCGTTTCTCAACAGCAAAATGGCTACACGGAAATTTATCCAAATTTATTAGCAGAAGTGACTAATTTGGTAGAATGGCCTACTGCTGTGGTAGGTAAATTTGATGATGAATTTTTAGTATTACCTGCGGAAGTAACTACTACAGTGATGGTAACTCATCAACGTTATTTTCCGCTTTTTAAAACGGCAGAAGCCAAAGAATTGTTACCAAATTTTATCACCGTTTCTAATGGCGATCCGGCGAAATCTGATATCATCGCTGCTGGTAACGAACGGGTGATTCGGGCGAGATTGGCAGATGGGCAGTATTTCTATAAATCAGACCTTGCTAAACCTTTAGAAAGTTACGTTCCCCAATTAGAAAAAGTGACATTCCAAGAAGATTTGGGAAGTGTCAGGGCAAAAGTCGATCGCATTACCAAAATTGCCGGAAAAATTAGCGAACAATTACAATTAAAGGCTGAAGATAGCCAAAATATTCAACGTGCGGCTTTCCTCTGTAAAGCTGACCTCGTTACTCAAATGGTAGGAGAATTTCCAGAATTGCAAGGAGTGATGGGGCAGAAATATGCAGCCGCCAGTGGTGAAAATGAAGCCGTCGCTAACGCAATTTTTGAACATTATTTGCCAAGAGGTGCAGGGGACAAATTACCGGAGAGTATCACGGGTCAAGTTGTTGGTTTAGCAGATAGATTCGATACATTAGTTAGCATTTTCGGTTTGGGAATGTTGCCTACTGGTTCATCCGATCCATTCGCATTACGTCGGGCTGCCAATGCTATTGTTAACATCACTTGGACGGCAGAATTACCGCTGAATCTGCAACAATTATTAGAGCAGATTGTAGCTGATTTTGTGGCAGCTTATCCGAAAACTAACGGTGATGAATTGTTGCAACAATTGCAGGAATTTTTCATTCAGCGCATCCGCACTTTACTCCAAGAAGATCGAGGTATAGATTACGATTTGGTGAATGCGGTTTTGGGAGAGAATGACTCGGAATATACGGAACGGGCGTTAAAAGATTTGTTGGATGTGCGAAATCGTGCTACGTTTTTACAAGAAATTCGTAACAATGGGAAGTTATCGGAAATTTACGAAACCGTTAATCGTTCTACTCGTCTTGCTGCACAAGGAAATTTAGATAAACAACAGCTAGAACCTACATCTGTTGTTAATCCTGGGTTATTCCAAAAAGCATCGGAACAAGCTTTTTATGATGCGATCGTACAACTCGTTCCGCAAACTAAAGCATCTCAAGCACAACGTAATTATCAACAATTGGTTGATGCTTTGAGTGAAATTACTCCCAAGGTTAGCACATTTTTTGATGGCGCAGAAAGCGTGTTAGTTATGGATGAGAATTTGGAAATCAGAGGTAATCGTTTGAATTTGTTGGGATTGCTGCGAAATCATGCGCGAGTACTAGCAGATTTTGGGCCGATCGTGAAAAGCTAAAGCTGAATAAGTGAAAAGAAACTGGGTTTCATAAACCTGGTTTCTTCTCCAGTTTCAAAAGAGGATGTAACCAATGAATGAACTAGAATTAATTCGGAATTCCGCTACCCAATCAAGAAAAACTTATTGGAGTTCGGCTGTATCGTTAATACTTGTATTATTGATAACGATCGTATCTTGTATTACTAGTACAGGATTTGGGAACCCTTTAGGAGTTATTTTTGCGCTAATAGCTTTGTCGATATTATACACGATTACCTTGTTTATGACTCTCCGCCTTTTGTGTAAAGGAATTACCCAATTAGAAGCAAGAATTAACGAATTAGAGAGACGGATTTTATTAAAGTAACAAAAAAATATTGATTCTCTTACTTGTCTCGCAGTAAATACAAAGTTTTACCTTTTCATTCTGATTCGCTACGATAAATATTGCAAAAACTGGGAAAAACTACCACAGTAAACTATGCCTAACGCTCATATTATTGGTTTGGGAAGGTCTGGTATCGCGGCGGCGCGAGTCCTCACAAGAGAAGGATACTCGGTAACGGTAAGCGATCGCAATTCCTCCGAAACCCTCCAAGCACAGCAACAAGAACTAGTCAACGAAGGAATTACCGTTAAACTAGGCTATTCCCTGTCATTAGAAGAAGCTGATTTACCTCAGTTAATTGTCGTTAGTCCTGGCGTACCTTGGGATGCACCAATTTTACTTCGCGCCAGAGAGTTAGGCATAGAAACCATTGGGGAAATGGAATTGGCGTGGCGATATATCAAATCACCTTGGGTAGCAATTACGGGTACTAATGGGAAAACGACAACCACTGCTTTAATTGCAGCGATTTTTCAAGCGGCTGGATGTAATGCACCCGCTTGCGGTAACATTGGATATGCTGCTTGCGAATTAGCTTTAGCTGACACACCACCAGATTGGGTAGTCGCGGAAATTAGTAGTTATCAAATTGAATCTTCCTCATCAGTTGCACCAAAAATAGGTGTTTGGACAACTTTTACGCCGGATCACCTCAGTCGTCACAAAACCTTAGAAAATTACTTTAATATCAAAGCGCATTTACTTACTCAGTCTGAATATCAAGTTTTTAATGGGGACGATCCTTATTTGCGAAACAATGCACCCAAACTTTTTCCCAATGCTTACTGGACAAGCGTAAAAGGGAAAGCAGATTTAGTTAGCGGTAAAGGTGCTTATATTGAAGATGGTTGGGTGTTATTTGAAAGTGAGAAAATTTTGCCAGCCAATAGTTTAAAAATGGTGGGAGAACACAACCAACAAAATTTGTTAATGGCGGTAGCAGTAGCGTGTTTAGCAGGAATTGACAAAAATGCGATCGCGCAAGCGATTACCAACTTCCCAGGCGTATCCCATCGTCTCGAACATATCTGTACTTGGGAAGGAATTGATTTTATTAACGATAGCAAAGCAACTAATTACGATGCGGCGGAAGTAGGATTAAACGCCGTTAACGCACCCGTTATTTTAATAGCAGGGGGAGAAGCAAAAGCAGGCGATGATCATGGTTGGATGAAAAAAATTCAAGAAAAAACAGCCGCAGTGTTGCTAATTGGCGACGCTGCGACTGCTTTTGCTAAAAGATTAGAGGAAATTGGTTATGCCAATTTTGAAATAGTAGAAACAATTGAACGTGCTGTTCCTAAAGCGGCTGAATTAGCCAAAAAATATCAAGCCAAAGTTGTTTTATTATCTCCTGCCTGCGCTAGCTTCGACCAGTATCAAAACTTCGAGCAAAGAGGCGAAGATTTTCGTCAATGTTGCATAAAGTTTTTGGAAGAAATTAGGACTAAATAAAATTTAGACGAATTGATCTGCAAATTCTTTAATTTGCAGGTCAAGGCAAGAAATATTATCAGATAATATGGCGCTAGAAACTTTACCTGTATGAATTTCTAGGTGAGCTTCTGGGGGAGCTTCAAAAATTAGCCGTTGTCCTGGAAAGATCACTCGCTCAAAATACCAGTTGGTAATATTTGAGATGCGAGCGATCTGGATTTGACTGGTAGTGTTGACATAGCAGCAGAAAATGCGGTCAGCACGTTCGGAGGGGACAGAATCGAGAATTTGAGCCATGATGATATAGTTACTTGCTAGAAGCGGACGCTTTTTAACGAATCTTAACCTAAATAGCCACTCGCTCTAATATATCCCAGACTCAACTGAAAGGTCATGGAATTTTTGATTTTGGATTTTCAATTTTAGATTGAAAATTGACCAGACCCATTTACTCGCGGCGTTCTTGGTAATCTTCTGAAGATGTAGGATCTAATTCCCAACGACGATCGTCTCTTTGTTCTAACATTTCTGTTGTCCAGAGAAAAGAGCGATCGTCCATCTCGATTCCCAAAGCACTCCCCAACTCATCAACAACGCTTTGATCGGGAGTAGCAGCCGTTCCACCAACTGCTTCCTCTCCTTCCGTACTAGCTCTTTCCCAAGCTGCATCTACATCGCCGCCAGATAGTTCGGGACTGGTAGATGTATATAGTTTTTCTTCATCCCGCAGTCTTCGCGTACCGATGTTGGAACCTGGTTCTTCCTTCACTCCCGTTCCATAAGACTCCGTAATTTCTTGAGGTAGATCTAAAACCAAAGCTTCTTGGTTTATATCGGATGTTTGTTGATTTGTCTGTTCAGCCATAACAGCAATACATAATTCTTCTACTTGTCCAGCTTAGTTTTTACTAGGCAAATTTATGTATCACTTTGGAGCGAAAACGATCTATCTCTTTTGAATGAAGAGAAGTTAATTTAATAATAATAAAGACTTCAGAAGCCAGAATATTGAATAAGTCTGACTTCTAAATTTTGGATTCTGAATTTTGCCCTAGCGTAATTTTCCCGATTTAGAACGATAGCTAAACCAACATAATTAAGACTATCTATAGCGACGTTCTTGGTAATCTTCAGCAGAATTAGGGTCTAATTCCCATCGTTTATCATCTCGTTGCTCGATAATCTCTGTCGTATGAAGATATGTGAAATTATCCATTTCCAGCCCGACAGCCGCTCCCAATTCATCAACTATATTTTGATCGGGAGTAGCGACGGAACCACCTACTGCTTCATCACCTACCGATTCTGCTTGATACCAAGCAGCATCTACATCACCTCCAGATAATCGGGGACTAGTAGAGGTGTACAAACTTAATTCTTCAAGTAAAGGATGAGTGCCAACATTATGTCCTAGCACTTTGGGAATACCTATATCCACAGTCTTATTCTCCTGCGGCGAAGCCTGCAAATTTTGTTAATTTGCTGTCGATGTTATGGCAGCTTTTTTATCTGATTTTTAGCCGGGAATTTCTCTATAATTTGCCTCAAAGGTTCTTCTTATTTGAAAAAATAGATCTATTTCTTTAGACCGAAATAATCTATCACTTTGGAACGAAGAGAACCATTATATGTGATGCCTACGCTGGAAATATGGACAACACAAAGATAGTTGTTAAGTCCAGGCACGAATTTTGAGGAAGCTATGAAACGCAATGAGTTTATCAAACACGTTCAAAGCGTAGCTCAGCTTGGTTCGCAGGACGAGGCAGAGCGTGCTGTTCGTGCTACCCTCGAAACCCTTGCTGAAAGAATTGTTGGTGATGAAGCAAAAGATTTAGCTTCTCAATTGCCCTCGGAGTTGGGAGAGTACTTGCACGGTAGAGAAGGAGAAAACGGTCAATCTTTCTCTCTACAAGAATTCTATCAGCGCGTCAGCCAAAAAGAAAGAGTAGATCCGGTGACGGCTGCTACTCATGCTCGCGCTGTCTTCTCCGTATTAAACGTAGCAGTTGAACCTGGTGAATTTGCAGATGTAGTAGCCAATTTATCTAAAGACTACGAAGATTTATTGCCAGTTGCCAACCCAACATCAGAAGCGTAAATAATTGGCGATCGCCAATTTTCAGGTTGCAGATTGAAAAATTTTCCA
This window of the Leptolyngbyaceae cyanobacterium genome carries:
- a CDS encoding Uma2 family endonuclease, which codes for MVTLQLRQLGVPPGHRVLFHDVSWQEFEQILEELGEKRPSRLAYINGTLEIRVPLPEHEKAKVIIGDLVKALLDECDRNWEPLGSTTFKREDMAAGIEPDDCFYIQNYAQMIGKTRIDLTIDPPPDLAIEIDVTSKTQVSAYQALGVPEIWRYENGKIQIYLLQSGKYVESQSSPTFPNFPVIEEITPFLKMSQTIGTSQAIREFRKWLREQKNSK
- a CDS encoding DUF6334 family protein, whose translation is MATDEFPIGQLLTAVSILEDKEFSSNELCLDKIQLFFQDTTVTLLPIVDTDEIKIIQETTNTPSAKNTPSWCQSLLGKKLMTVWICENDQGYRDQIIFAFEYMRPSIAFVAEGSVLKAFRHELISLVKTETQLQHSPV
- a CDS encoding DUF2267 domain-containing protein gives rise to the protein MKRNEFIKHVQSVAQLGSQDEAERAVRATLETLAERIVGDEAKDLASQLPSELGEYLHGREGENGQSFSLQEFYQRVSQKERVDPVTAATHARAVFSVLNVAVEPGEFADVVANLSKDYEDLLPVANPTSEA
- a CDS encoding serine/threonine-protein kinase yields the protein MLLKDRYRATDFLGAGGMGRNFLAIDEDTPSKKRCVIKQFSPHPDIVSNPTAFEKAVELFNREAAMLDRLGDESAQIPRLLAYLEQDKRLYFVQEFIDGQNLLKELEEKGIYKEAQIYQLLNDLLPVLKFIHERDVIHRDIKPENIMRRQNGQLVLIDFGISKELSGTVSSLGTTVGTLGYAPPEQMTYGVAYPASDIYALGVTCIHLMTNVCPDKLFNPQENRWLWRNVLASNNIDISQQLENILEKMLKTDLGERYKSVDEIVKDLNPIMVGIWYGEFDNAPASLTITDQLGNSFSGVLTVQYSKGLSRIEIKGNLDHKTNNLNIKEIRVLSEPERGVWVLGKNKGQLSSNKKQISGTGEGYSSYSWSFSKAGENDEIWYGEFENYPATLFIHRHSDEYFDGTLAAFHSNGLTYVAIQGNVNIKTNQVTIQEDSMLPQSRSFDWTLGKNRGIMSLDGKKMIGKGHAPPLKPYWWSFSKEDMNSFS
- a CDS encoding DUF6335 family protein, whose protein sequence is MQASPQENKTVDIGIPKVLGHNVGTHPLLEELSLYTSTSPRLSGGDVDAAWYQAESVGDEAVGGSVATPDQNIVDELGAAVGLEMDNFTYLHTTEIIEQRDDKRWELDPNSAEDYQERRYR
- the murD gene encoding UDP-N-acetylmuramoyl-L-alanine--D-glutamate ligase encodes the protein MPNAHIIGLGRSGIAAARVLTREGYSVTVSDRNSSETLQAQQQELVNEGITVKLGYSLSLEEADLPQLIVVSPGVPWDAPILLRARELGIETIGEMELAWRYIKSPWVAITGTNGKTTTTALIAAIFQAAGCNAPACGNIGYAACELALADTPPDWVVAEISSYQIESSSSVAPKIGVWTTFTPDHLSRHKTLENYFNIKAHLLTQSEYQVFNGDDPYLRNNAPKLFPNAYWTSVKGKADLVSGKGAYIEDGWVLFESEKILPANSLKMVGEHNQQNLLMAVAVACLAGIDKNAIAQAITNFPGVSHRLEHICTWEGIDFINDSKATNYDAAEVGLNAVNAPVILIAGGEAKAGDDHGWMKKIQEKTAAVLLIGDAATAFAKRLEEIGYANFEIVETIERAVPKAAELAKKYQAKVVLLSPACASFDQYQNFEQRGEDFRQCCIKFLEEIRTK
- a CDS encoding ABC transporter permease; translated protein: MRYWHETLAVAQRILIELFRRRRSLIFWSIFPVSVLLLNGFIVAERAQLSMAQAFEYAAPSTLVGAALFFSCLGGSVATVVAEREQQTLKRLFISPLSGTSYFLGIFLAHTCIGIGQTLLVYTIASFWNAKFQGSLLLGAAIILLSIISYVGVGFILGTQFARRTEDVNSLVAAFGVPLLILGGAFIPSFVFPKILLDLAKFNPVYHMVYALIEVSANGNKLSQIASNLTFLSIFAILMVMIGWLSYRRMLSIEKRL
- a CDS encoding FAD-dependent oxidoreductase gives rise to the protein MNQLSRYGLSQPISRRTLFKMFGVGAVSGVVGYSRFSKPKPTIFQQDTLDLPFWVSQPLSVVVVGGGLAGLACAYELSQRGFAVTLLERAPQLGGKIASWPIEVGDETFMMEHGFHGFFPQYYNLKSLVAELGIKDNFLDLKFYSVVYKDSKYKPEIFRPSHSAFPWNIVDLGVSSPNRLQWGINLTKWEHWQVFRAITGFQTERTFQNLDNISVAEWVEKDFPRGLYDLYFLPFAKSSLNAPDEMSVGELMQFFHFYFFGNPEGLAFNGTKQDMGTSLVQPIARSIESKGGKIVTGATVREINCVDGKIAKLSYQQGDGVSDVPFWVKRNSVISDNKIEYFGAGDEVFAVKAGTEEAISLTCTHQGCTVHREANGEFHCPCHGAVFDAEGKVVKGPAKRDLAKFKIVERQPENLQLVAAVQSSQQVLVDTIQADYYVIATDVPGVQHLFSLIDGDVNQVTKRQVEKLKVADPFAVCRFWFDRDFEWKQSWFTSLSGYRLTDSITLYHRIQEQFIAWANKTGGSVVELHAYCYKEKEFPTQEALLTTFEEELYEIVPELKGANILHRELVNQKNFSGYPPNSYAERPKTSTAVPNLFFAGDWVKMPFPCGLMERAVSSGLLAANEILHQEGLKRRPLLSVNPEGVLKI
- the glyS gene encoding glycine--tRNA ligase subunit beta encodes the protein MSTFLLEVGTEELPAKFVGDAIQQWQTLIPNSLSEQYLTSNAIYVYGTPRRLAVLIEGLPAQQPDRVEEIKGPPAAAAFKDGQPTKAAEGFARKQGVALEALEVRPTDKGDFVFVQQNIPGRATADILKELVPQWIVKLEGKRFMRWGDGDIRFSRPIAWLVTLLDDVVLPVEIDNGSEIIKSDRISHAHRVLHPEPIAIPHANDYIECLRSGCVEVNPEVRKAKIQEQVAAVSQQQNGYTEIYPNLLAEVTNLVEWPTAVVGKFDDEFLVLPAEVTTTVMVTHQRYFPLFKTAEAKELLPNFITVSNGDPAKSDIIAAGNERVIRARLADGQYFYKSDLAKPLESYVPQLEKVTFQEDLGSVRAKVDRITKIAGKISEQLQLKAEDSQNIQRAAFLCKADLVTQMVGEFPELQGVMGQKYAAASGENEAVANAIFEHYLPRGAGDKLPESITGQVVGLADRFDTLVSIFGLGMLPTGSSDPFALRRAANAIVNITWTAELPLNLQQLLEQIVADFVAAYPKTNGDELLQQLQEFFIQRIRTLLQEDRGIDYDLVNAVLGENDSEYTERALKDLLDVRNRATFLQEIRNNGKLSEIYETVNRSTRLAAQGNLDKQQLEPTSVVNPGLFQKASEQAFYDAIVQLVPQTKASQAQRNYQQLVDALSEITPKVSTFFDGAESVLVMDENLEIRGNRLNLLGLLRNHARVLADFGPIVKS
- a CDS encoding DUF1830 domain-containing protein; this translates as MAQILDSVPSERADRIFCCYVNTTSQIQIARISNITNWYFERVIFPGQRLIFEAPPEAHLEIHTGKVSSAILSDNISCLDLQIKEFADQFV
- a CDS encoding DUF6335 family protein is translated as MAEQTNQQTSDINQEALVLDLPQEITESYGTGVKEEPGSNIGTRRLRDEEKLYTSTSPELSGGDVDAAWERASTEGEEAVGGTAATPDQSVVDELGSALGIEMDDRSFLWTTEMLEQRDDRRWELDPTSSEDYQERRE